The proteins below are encoded in one region of Ornithinimicrobium avium:
- a CDS encoding metal-dependent hydrolase family protein, which produces MAQQALVLRHGSVCDVASGEARPQDVLVVDGTIAEVGPTVSSPATATEIDASGLHLVPGLIDAHVHVTAGSADLGAQAEDSPYYVAAQTSTILRSMLGRGFTTVRDVGGADFGIAAAVDEGLWPGPKVHFGGKALSPTGGHADLRGPGRQALDNHTCCPNIGTVTDGVDGVRRSARDQLRTGAHHIKLMLSGGVASPTDRVDSLQFSADEVRAAVEEADNANRYVTGHAYTARAVNRGLRLGVRCIEHGNLIDDESVRLFVEHDAFLVPTLVTYEYLHSEGAAAGLPPASQAKVADVLEAGLHALDRAAKGGVRIAFGTDLLGSMQPHQSEEFRIRAQVQSPAEVLASATLVGAQLLGREGELGAIAEGACADLLLVEGNPMEDAAVLAEPDRSLRMVVQDGRVVVDRKGR; this is translated from the coding sequence ATGGCTCAGCAGGCACTCGTCCTCCGGCACGGCTCGGTCTGCGACGTCGCGTCGGGGGAAGCGCGTCCTCAGGACGTCCTCGTCGTCGACGGCACGATCGCGGAGGTCGGCCCCACGGTCTCCTCCCCCGCCACCGCCACGGAGATCGACGCCTCCGGTCTGCACCTCGTCCCCGGCCTCATCGACGCCCACGTCCACGTCACTGCGGGCAGCGCGGACCTCGGGGCGCAGGCCGAGGACTCGCCCTACTACGTCGCCGCGCAGACGAGCACGATCCTGCGCAGCATGCTGGGCCGGGGCTTCACGACGGTGCGCGACGTGGGTGGCGCCGACTTCGGCATCGCGGCCGCGGTCGACGAGGGACTGTGGCCCGGGCCGAAGGTCCACTTCGGCGGCAAGGCCCTCTCGCCCACGGGCGGGCACGCCGACCTGCGGGGTCCGGGTCGTCAGGCGCTGGACAACCACACCTGCTGCCCGAACATCGGCACGGTGACCGACGGGGTTGACGGGGTGCGGCGCTCCGCCCGGGACCAGCTGCGCACCGGCGCGCACCACATCAAGCTGATGCTGTCCGGCGGGGTCGCCTCGCCGACGGACCGGGTCGACTCCCTGCAGTTCTCCGCCGACGAGGTGCGGGCGGCCGTCGAGGAGGCGGACAACGCCAACCGCTACGTCACGGGGCACGCCTACACCGCCCGGGCGGTGAACCGCGGGCTCCGGCTCGGCGTGCGCTGCATCGAGCACGGCAACCTCATCGACGACGAGAGCGTGCGGCTCTTCGTCGAGCACGACGCATTCCTGGTGCCCACGCTCGTCACCTACGAGTACCTGCACTCCGAGGGCGCGGCCGCCGGGCTCCCCCCGGCCAGCCAGGCGAAGGTCGCGGACGTGCTCGAAGCGGGGCTGCACGCCCTCGACCGGGCGGCGAAGGGCGGCGTGCGCATCGCCTTCGGGACCGACCTGCTGGGCTCGATGCAGCCGCACCAGAGCGAGGAGTTCCGGATCCGCGCCCAGGTCCAGTCGCCGGCCGAGGTGCTGGCCTCGGCGACCCTGGTCGGTGCGCAGCTGCTCGGTCGCGAGGGCGAGCTCGGCGCGATCGCCGAGGGCGCCTGCGCCGACCTGCTGCTGGTCGAGGGCAACCCCATGGAGGACGCCGCGGTGCTCGCCGAGCCGGACCGCAGCCTTCGGATGGTGGTCCAGGACGGCAGGGTGGTCGTCGACCGGAAGGGGCGCTGA
- a CDS encoding sodium:solute symporter family protein encodes MQTVHVTILVLYLLLMVGIGAWFSRTKVVATADDYVFAGRDLPRPVMIGTLLATWVGSGTIIGGASFAYRYGPLASIFFLAGTPVGIVALYYIAKRIRRHSTYTVPELLEKRYGLSVRIVAALITLLAYVGITAYQYTGGGYIISVITPLSPEAGAIVVAILVTFLAFGGGLKSVAWSDFVSALVIVFSLVIALPLILGKDIGGMSDYWSGMPETHRSLSGGLAPIELLGFFLPLFLLILADQNMYQRLGASRDEAEARKSTAGFFFSSFLVTVPVALLGSAAVVLMPDIQPDTAILSLAGEFYLPTVLGGLLLAGALAFIITTGSSFQLSGAGNVVYDVAQRMLGVEMDDRKRLWIHRLSVLGIGLVAYVLGRFFPTVLELQLYSYTVYGVAIAPPVLAIFLWRRASKAGVLTSMILGVVVTITWEQLGQPGGVNSVLVSLPVALVALFVVSLAVPDKEPRSLDEEIADAEGAESASEA; translated from the coding sequence ATGCAAACCGTTCACGTGACGATCCTGGTGCTCTACCTGCTGCTGATGGTGGGCATCGGCGCCTGGTTCAGCCGGACCAAGGTGGTCGCCACCGCCGACGACTACGTCTTCGCCGGCCGTGACCTGCCCCGTCCGGTGATGATCGGCACTCTCCTTGCGACCTGGGTCGGCTCCGGCACGATCATCGGCGGCGCGAGCTTCGCCTACCGCTACGGACCGCTGGCCTCGATCTTCTTCCTGGCGGGCACGCCGGTCGGGATCGTGGCGCTCTACTACATCGCCAAGCGCATCCGTCGGCACTCGACCTACACGGTGCCCGAGCTGCTGGAGAAGCGCTACGGCCTCAGCGTGCGCATCGTCGCCGCGCTCATCACGCTGCTCGCCTATGTCGGCATCACCGCCTACCAGTACACCGGCGGCGGCTACATCATCAGCGTGATCACACCGCTCTCCCCGGAGGCCGGGGCGATCGTCGTCGCGATCCTCGTGACCTTCCTCGCCTTCGGCGGCGGTCTCAAGTCCGTCGCCTGGAGCGACTTCGTCTCCGCTCTCGTCATCGTCTTCAGCCTGGTCATCGCGCTGCCGCTCATCCTGGGCAAGGACATCGGCGGCATGAGCGACTACTGGTCGGGGATGCCGGAAACCCACCGCAGCCTGTCGGGCGGTCTGGCGCCCATCGAGCTGCTCGGTTTCTTCCTGCCGCTCTTCCTGCTGATCCTCGCGGACCAGAACATGTACCAGCGCCTCGGTGCGTCTCGCGACGAGGCGGAGGCGCGCAAGTCGACGGCAGGGTTCTTCTTCTCGAGCTTCCTGGTCACCGTCCCCGTGGCGCTCCTGGGCTCGGCGGCCGTCGTCCTCATGCCGGACATCCAGCCCGACACCGCGATCCTGTCGCTGGCCGGGGAGTTCTACCTCCCGACCGTCCTGGGTGGCCTGCTCCTCGCCGGCGCGCTTGCCTTCATCATCACGACCGGTTCCTCCTTCCAGCTCTCGGGCGCGGGCAACGTCGTCTACGACGTGGCGCAGCGGATGCTCGGCGTCGAGATGGACGACCGCAAGCGGCTGTGGATCCATCGGCTCTCTGTGCTGGGCATCGGCCTGGTCGCCTACGTGCTGGGCCGCTTCTTCCCGACCGTCCTCGAGCTGCAGCTCTACTCCTACACGGTCTACGGCGTCGCGATCGCCCCGCCCGTGCTGGCCATCTTCCTGTGGCGCCGCGCGAGCAAGGCTGGGGTCCTGACGTCGATGATCCTGGGCGTCGTCGTCACGATCACCTGGGAGCAGCTCGGGCAGCCCGGCGGCGTCAACTCGGTGCTCGTCTCGCTGCCGGTGGCGCTCGTCGCGCTCTTCGTCGTCAGCCTGGCCGTTCCCGACAAGGAGCCACGCTCGCTGGACGAGGAGATCGCGGACGCCGAGGGCGCCGAGAGCGCGTCCGAGGCGTGA
- a CDS encoding metal-dependent hydrolase family protein, which yields MALVVRDAAVWDGDSSEVTPADVVCDGGRVVAVEAVRSVRPDTDDDVVEADGAVVVPGLVDGHVHLVWSAGPDPAGVVEADGEQLTVLRAAENARAHLQAGVTTVADLGSNWDVAIAVARAVELGHVVGPRVLAAGRTVAMTGGHDPFWVNACDGVDAVVRGVREQVFLGAGLIKTAATGGVYGRAEGEEVGASELTAEELAALAREAHRRGVKVAAHALGTEGIRDSVEAGIDVIEHGVFLTEEIAAAMAGRGTALCPTLAVYRSLAAGGGPDYATAKAVEVVRAHDNAVHLAMEAGVPIVAGTDAGSPGMPHPSLEDELAALHACGLPPLDVLKAATSRAADALGADVGRIRPGAPADLLVLDGDPFTDPVLAARPRTVVARQRLVRGG from the coding sequence ATGGCCCTGGTGGTTCGCGACGCCGCCGTCTGGGACGGCGACTCCTCCGAGGTGACCCCTGCCGACGTCGTCTGCGACGGCGGCCGGGTGGTCGCGGTCGAGGCCGTGCGCTCGGTCCGCCCGGACACGGACGACGATGTCGTGGAGGCCGACGGTGCCGTGGTCGTCCCCGGGCTGGTCGACGGGCACGTGCACCTGGTCTGGAGTGCCGGCCCCGATCCCGCAGGGGTCGTCGAGGCCGACGGCGAGCAGCTCACCGTCCTCCGGGCGGCGGAGAACGCACGAGCCCACCTGCAGGCCGGCGTGACGACGGTCGCCGATCTGGGCAGCAACTGGGACGTCGCCATCGCGGTGGCCCGTGCGGTCGAGCTCGGGCACGTCGTTGGCCCTCGCGTGCTGGCCGCCGGGCGCACGGTGGCCATGACCGGTGGGCACGACCCCTTCTGGGTCAACGCCTGCGACGGCGTGGACGCCGTGGTCCGGGGCGTCCGTGAGCAGGTGTTCCTCGGAGCGGGACTGATCAAGACCGCGGCGACCGGCGGCGTCTACGGCCGGGCCGAGGGCGAGGAGGTGGGCGCGAGCGAGCTCACGGCGGAGGAGCTCGCAGCCCTGGCCCGGGAGGCGCACCGGCGCGGCGTCAAGGTGGCTGCCCACGCCCTCGGGACCGAGGGGATCCGGGACTCTGTCGAGGCCGGGATCGACGTCATCGAGCACGGTGTCTTCCTCACCGAGGAGATCGCCGCCGCCATGGCCGGGCGCGGCACCGCACTCTGCCCCACGCTGGCGGTCTACCGCTCCTTGGCCGCTGGCGGTGGTCCCGACTACGCCACCGCCAAGGCGGTCGAGGTGGTGAGGGCCCACGACAACGCCGTGCACCTCGCCATGGAAGCCGGCGTGCCCATCGTCGCCGGCACCGACGCCGGGTCCCCCGGCATGCCCCACCCCAGCCTGGAGGACGAGCTGGCGGCCCTCCACGCGTGCGGCCTGCCCCCGCTCGACGTGCTCAAGGCCGCCACCTCTCGCGCTGCCGACGCCCTGGGCGCCGACGTCGGCCGCATCCGACCGGGAGCCCCCGCCGACCTCCTCGTCCTCGACGGTGACCCCTTCACCGACCCTGTGCTGGCGGCCCGCCCGCGGACGGTCGTCGCCCGGCAGCGGCTGGTGCGCGGGGGCTGA
- a CDS encoding asparagine synthetase B family protein — protein sequence MELTTWGLRPVPDGGSVLLSCGARAADRDVDETVLGASWAETRHVLRAALPPFALLTRLDGGVRVSTDELGLRHVYYGRNDRLSLASTSAGAAAARLGRGLDEHAVAVQSLLGWQLGDRTLFREVLKLPAGASAVVDGDGVRVERDADADADGSRHPSMSLAEAVPAAAHLLRTSLSRYLDDHPDAVLQLTGGLDSRILLSAVPPSRRRGLRTLTLGEPTEVDVQIASRPSREQGMSHEVISVRGLQDLSPHEAYESCVRAARRVECMADPLAFAAVSFAEAQIGQGPRLAGLGGEFARGFYHLGRAPRVPVSRAAAAGLASWRMFPNEAAEPGALDPDFRRWSRAVTVDDIFGHLRETGLDLFAATDEFYLAQRVQRWAGVTATAVCISRPVVTPMLDARFISIARALRPADKSSARFLGLLQVELDEELAAVPMDGRPAPVTYARPGVRGTVAGARTSATKLVRKARQRLTGSPRPPVGGAVLAAKVVEHWWAHPDALAPARRCGFVREEWLDRLVSRELEAAPSTVALLVNLVTALDDGLPAGPDHR from the coding sequence GTGGAGCTGACGACCTGGGGGTTGCGCCCGGTCCCGGACGGCGGCTCGGTCCTCCTCTCCTGCGGGGCGCGTGCCGCCGACCGCGACGTGGACGAGACGGTGCTGGGCGCGAGCTGGGCCGAGACCCGCCACGTCCTCCGGGCTGCGCTGCCGCCCTTCGCGCTGCTCACCCGGCTCGACGGCGGTGTGCGGGTCTCCACCGACGAGCTGGGCCTCCGGCACGTCTACTACGGCCGCAACGACCGCCTGTCGCTGGCGTCGACGTCAGCGGGGGCGGCCGCCGCCCGCCTCGGTCGCGGGCTCGACGAGCACGCCGTCGCGGTGCAGTCGCTCCTGGGGTGGCAGCTCGGCGACCGGACCCTGTTCCGGGAGGTGCTCAAGCTCCCCGCCGGCGCGTCGGCCGTCGTCGACGGAGACGGGGTCCGGGTGGAGCGTGACGCCGACGCCGACGCCGACGGCTCGCGGCACCCCTCGATGTCGCTGGCTGAGGCCGTCCCGGCCGCGGCGCACCTGCTGAGGACCTCTCTGTCCCGCTACCTGGACGACCATCCGGATGCCGTCCTGCAGCTCACGGGCGGGCTCGACTCACGCATCCTGCTGAGCGCGGTGCCACCCAGCCGTCGGCGCGGGCTGCGCACCCTCACCCTCGGGGAACCCACCGAGGTGGACGTGCAGATCGCCTCGCGCCCGTCTCGCGAGCAGGGCATGTCGCACGAGGTGATCTCGGTCCGCGGTCTGCAGGACCTCAGCCCGCACGAGGCCTACGAGTCGTGCGTCCGGGCAGCCCGCCGCGTCGAGTGCATGGCGGACCCGCTCGCGTTCGCCGCCGTGAGCTTCGCCGAGGCCCAGATCGGGCAGGGGCCGCGCCTGGCCGGCCTCGGCGGCGAGTTCGCCCGGGGCTTCTACCATCTCGGCCGCGCCCCGCGGGTCCCGGTGTCCAGGGCAGCGGCGGCGGGGCTGGCGTCCTGGCGGATGTTCCCCAACGAGGCGGCCGAGCCCGGTGCGCTCGACCCGGACTTCCGGCGGTGGTCCCGCGCCGTCACCGTCGACGACATCTTCGGGCATCTCCGCGAGACGGGGCTGGACCTCTTCGCCGCGACGGACGAGTTCTACCTGGCTCAACGCGTGCAGAGGTGGGCGGGGGTGACGGCGACGGCGGTGTGCATCTCCCGCCCCGTCGTCACACCGATGCTCGACGCGCGCTTCATCTCGATCGCCCGGGCCCTGCGGCCGGCCGACAAGAGCTCCGCACGCTTCCTCGGCCTGCTGCAGGTGGAGCTGGACGAGGAGCTCGCCGCGGTCCCCATGGACGGCAGACCCGCGCCGGTCACCTACGCTCGGCCGGGGGTCCGGGGGACGGTCGCCGGCGCGAGGACCTCCGCGACCAAGCTCGTCCGCAAGGCGCGTCAGCGTCTGACGGGGAGCCCCCGGCCGCCGGTGGGTGGCGCCGTCCTGGCGGCCAAGGTGGTCGAGCACTGGTGGGCGCACCCCGATGCGCTCGCGCCGGCCCGCCGGTGCGGCTTCGTGCGCGAGGAGTGGCTCGACCGCCTGGTGTCGCGGGAGCTGGAGGCCGCGCCGAGCACGGTGGCGCTGCTGGTCAACCTCGTCACGGCGCTGGACGACGGCCTCCCCGCCGGTCCGGACCACCGGTGA
- a CDS encoding MurR/RpiR family transcriptional regulator has translation MTTSQLPDWMASRLGDRTAGRGVAKVLRVLGAQPRQVSYASTAEVSASAGVNAATVVRAAQLLGFSGWPALRSEIRSRYLSSLSASEVLSEHGTGGDGSAAAAVRRGTHNLQDLSLVLDQAQIDRVAGAIAGARVTLVLGSGSFAGPGLQLSHLAQTIGHDVRLHRTGGTSLFNEVSLLREGDCLIAFLLWRTPWQILHAMQAAPPGVRIVLVCDQTRDELVTLADEFVHVPSEGSSMFPSLVAPTVVVEATLAALVARDPDAAAAASDRAELLWSRYGLFPDPGEDLQ, from the coding sequence GTGACGACTTCTCAGCTCCCGGACTGGATGGCCTCGCGCCTGGGTGACCGCACGGCCGGGCGTGGGGTCGCCAAGGTCCTGCGGGTCCTGGGTGCGCAGCCGCGCCAGGTGTCCTACGCCAGCACCGCCGAGGTCTCGGCCTCTGCCGGGGTCAACGCGGCCACCGTCGTGCGCGCGGCCCAGCTGCTGGGCTTCAGCGGGTGGCCGGCGCTGCGCTCGGAGATCCGGTCTCGCTACCTGTCGAGCCTGTCCGCCTCGGAGGTGCTCTCCGAGCACGGCACGGGCGGCGACGGTTCGGCGGCGGCGGCCGTGCGCCGCGGGACGCACAACCTGCAGGACCTCTCGCTCGTCCTGGACCAGGCCCAGATCGACCGGGTCGCTGGGGCGATCGCCGGGGCGAGGGTCACCCTCGTCCTCGGCTCGGGGAGCTTCGCCGGCCCTGGCCTGCAGCTCTCCCACCTCGCGCAGACCATCGGGCACGACGTGCGCCTGCACCGCACCGGTGGCACCTCGCTCTTCAACGAGGTGTCGCTGCTCCGCGAGGGCGACTGCCTCATCGCCTTCCTGCTGTGGCGCACGCCCTGGCAGATCCTCCACGCGATGCAGGCTGCGCCTCCGGGGGTGCGGATCGTCCTGGTCTGCGACCAGACACGGGACGAGCTCGTGACGCTCGCCGACGAGTTCGTCCACGTGCCGAGCGAGGGGTCGAGCATGTTTCCCTCGCTGGTCGCGCCCACGGTGGTCGTGGAGGCCACGCTCGCCGCGCTGGTCGCCCGCGATCCGGACGCGGCGGCCGCGGCGAGCGACCGCGCAGAGCTCCTGTGGAGCCGTTACGGGCTGTTTCCCGACCCGGGAGAAGATCTGCAATAG
- a CDS encoding VanZ family protein, translated as MRRQRRGWAAVLVGYLLLLGVVGLWATAVDVPVRAQLDGGLAWLADHGVAGVRYAHVEAVANLCLFLPLGALLAGLLPDRPWWVAGPAGLLLSAAVEVAQTGLAGRTPSLRDIALNTAGALLGAALVRLWATLRRTAEHR; from the coding sequence GTGCGCAGGCAACGACGCGGCTGGGCCGCGGTGCTCGTCGGCTACCTGCTCCTGCTCGGCGTCGTCGGGCTGTGGGCGACCGCGGTCGACGTGCCCGTCCGCGCGCAGCTGGACGGTGGGCTGGCCTGGCTCGCCGACCACGGAGTCGCGGGTGTGCGCTACGCCCACGTGGAGGCGGTGGCCAACCTCTGCCTCTTCCTCCCGCTCGGTGCCCTGCTGGCCGGCCTGCTGCCGGACCGTCCCTGGTGGGTGGCGGGACCCGCGGGGCTCCTGCTGTCAGCGGCGGTCGAGGTCGCGCAGACGGGGCTCGCCGGACGCACGCCCAGCCTGCGCGACATCGCCCTCAACACGGCTGGCGCGCTCCTCGGGGCGGCGCTCGTCCGTCTGTGGGCCACCCTGAGACGGACCGCCGAGCACCGCTGA
- a CDS encoding Gfo/Idh/MocA family protein — MLSVAVVGAGYWGPNLIRNFAASPDWDLRAVVDRDVGRAGRVVGAMPGVRVTSSLTELLDADEVDAVAVATPAATHEALVVEALGAGLHVLVEKPLAHDIEAGARMVELAEQRGLALMTDHTYCYTPAVRKLRELVEGGDLGEILFIDSVRINLGLVQPDVDVFWDLAPHDLSILDYILPGGLRPDAVSAHGADPLQAGKACVGYLSLPLVTGAMANVHVNWLSPTKIRHMVVAGSRRTVVWDDLNPQQRLSVYDRGVDLVQQAVDATDRRVAMVSYRLGDMWAPALPEVEPLAEMVREFAACIREGRPGATDGAAGLRVLRTLTAAQWSLAHGGATVPMSAAAPARGLAPVTTAATAAPTTTAATAAPTTTAATVPAAQPEGAR, encoded by the coding sequence ATGTTGAGCGTTGCCGTGGTCGGGGCCGGTTACTGGGGCCCCAACCTGATCAGGAACTTTGCCGCGAGTCCCGACTGGGACCTGCGCGCCGTCGTCGACCGGGACGTCGGCCGGGCAGGTCGCGTCGTCGGGGCCATGCCGGGCGTGAGGGTGACCTCGTCGCTGACCGAGCTCCTGGACGCCGACGAGGTGGACGCGGTCGCCGTCGCGACACCGGCGGCGACCCATGAGGCCCTGGTCGTCGAGGCGCTCGGCGCGGGTCTGCACGTGCTCGTCGAGAAGCCGCTCGCCCACGACATCGAGGCAGGGGCCCGCATGGTCGAGCTCGCGGAGCAGCGCGGGCTGGCCCTCATGACCGACCACACCTACTGCTACACCCCGGCGGTGCGCAAGCTGCGGGAGCTGGTCGAGGGTGGCGACCTCGGCGAGATCCTCTTCATCGACTCCGTCCGGATCAACCTCGGTCTGGTCCAGCCCGACGTGGACGTCTTCTGGGACCTGGCACCGCACGACCTGTCGATCCTGGACTACATCCTCCCCGGGGGTCTGCGGCCGGACGCCGTCTCGGCGCACGGCGCGGACCCCCTGCAGGCCGGGAAGGCGTGCGTCGGCTACCTCAGCCTGCCGCTGGTCACCGGGGCGATGGCCAACGTGCACGTCAACTGGCTCAGCCCCACCAAGATCCGCCACATGGTGGTCGCCGGATCGAGGCGGACCGTGGTCTGGGACGACCTCAACCCGCAGCAGCGCCTGAGCGTCTACGACCGCGGTGTCGACCTCGTCCAGCAGGCGGTCGACGCGACGGACCGGAGGGTCGCGATGGTCTCCTACCGGCTCGGCGACATGTGGGCCCCCGCACTGCCGGAGGTCGAGCCCCTCGCCGAGATGGTCAGGGAGTTCGCCGCCTGCATCCGGGAGGGCAGGCCTGGGGCGACCGACGGGGCAGCGGGGTTGCGGGTGCTGCGGACGCTGACCGCCGCCCAGTGGAGCCTCGCGCACGGCGGCGCCACGGTGCCGATGTCCGCGGCCGCGCCGGCGCGCGGGCTCGCGCCCGTCACGACCGCGGCGACCGCCGCGCCCACCACCACCGCGGCGACCGCCGCGCCCACCACCACCGCCGCGACCGTCCCGGCCGCGCAGCCCGAGGGCGCGCGATGA
- a CDS encoding phenylacetate--CoA ligase family protein has protein sequence MSIDAALRAREESLAPALTEALTGAAARVPGFAARLDRAGVTVEQVCGELGSGAGLASLPVLAKDDLVELQRQDPPHGGLLAPDADVARWFCSPGPLYEPQLEGADWRWGQALADLGVGRDDVVLNCFGYHLSPAGAMLEQGARSVGAAVLPGGIGAQDLQVRAVADLGVTAYLGLPSYLKALIERYDEAGLDRDRWRLERALVTAEPLPDSLRAVLTERVPHVRMAYGTGETGLLAWEPAGEEPGAGLVLADGVHVQVCEIGTGVPVTDGTEGEVVVTLLRADYPLVRFGTGDLSGWTLGPDGSLRLRGVLGRVGQAVKVRGMFLHPRQVTAVMDGVEGVADYRFVIDRVDHVDQLRCEVVPAAGAVAGSSPGEELAAGVADRVRSGLRFSTRVDVVEQLTPGEGPLVDLRDWT, from the coding sequence ATGTCGATCGACGCTGCCCTGAGGGCGCGCGAGGAGTCGCTCGCGCCAGCGCTGACCGAGGCGCTGACCGGCGCCGCCGCGCGGGTGCCGGGCTTCGCCGCCCGGCTCGACCGGGCGGGGGTCACCGTCGAGCAGGTATGCGGTGAGCTCGGCTCCGGCGCCGGGCTCGCGTCCCTGCCGGTGCTGGCCAAGGACGACCTCGTCGAGCTGCAGCGCCAGGACCCGCCGCACGGCGGCCTGCTGGCGCCCGACGCGGACGTCGCCCGGTGGTTCTGCTCGCCCGGGCCGCTCTACGAGCCCCAGCTCGAGGGCGCCGACTGGCGCTGGGGACAGGCGCTGGCCGACCTCGGCGTCGGGCGCGACGACGTCGTGCTCAACTGCTTCGGCTACCACCTCTCGCCGGCCGGCGCGATGCTCGAGCAGGGCGCCCGCTCGGTCGGGGCGGCCGTGCTGCCCGGCGGCATCGGCGCCCAGGACCTCCAGGTGAGGGCGGTCGCCGACCTGGGCGTGACGGCATACCTCGGCCTGCCCTCCTATCTCAAGGCGCTGATCGAGCGCTACGACGAGGCCGGCCTGGACCGCGACCGCTGGCGCCTGGAGCGGGCGCTGGTGACGGCCGAGCCGCTGCCGGACTCGCTGCGCGCGGTGCTGACCGAGCGGGTGCCGCACGTGCGGATGGCCTACGGGACCGGGGAGACGGGGCTGCTGGCGTGGGAGCCCGCGGGGGAGGAGCCGGGCGCCGGGCTGGTGCTGGCCGACGGCGTCCACGTGCAGGTCTGCGAGATCGGCACCGGTGTGCCCGTCACCGACGGGACCGAGGGCGAGGTGGTCGTGACGCTGCTGCGCGCGGACTACCCGCTGGTGCGCTTCGGCACCGGCGACCTGTCGGGATGGACCCTCGGCCCGGACGGGTCGCTGCGCCTGCGCGGCGTGCTCGGCCGGGTCGGGCAGGCGGTCAAGGTGCGGGGGATGTTCCTCCACCCGCGCCAGGTGACCGCCGTCATGGACGGGGTCGAGGGCGTGGCGGACTACCGCTTCGTCATCGACCGCGTCGACCACGTCGACCAGCTGCGGTGCGAGGTCGTGCCCGCCGCCGGCGCCGTGGCCGGGTCGTCGCCGGGGGAGGAGCTGGCCGCCGGGGTCGCAGACCGTGTGCGCTCGGGGTTGCGCTTCAGCACCCGCGTCGACGTCGTCGAGCAGCTCACCCCCGGCGAAGGGCCCCTCGTCGACCTGCGCGACTGGACCTGA
- a CDS encoding SDR family NAD(P)-dependent oxidoreductase encodes MSTVAGATALVTGGAGTIGSTLVDQLLDEDAARVLVLDNLVRGRRENLEQALATGRVELVEGDIRDRDLVHDLVRGSDLVFHQAAIRITMCAEQPRLALEVLVDGTFNVVEAAAEHRVAKLVAASSASVYGLAETFPTREDHHPYANDTIYGAAKTFNEGLARSFRAMSGLDYVMLRYFNVYGPRMDIHGLYTEVLVRWMERIADGEPPLIFGDGTQTMDFVFVPDIARANVLAAQSAVISGTYNIASGTETSLLDLARALLRAMGSGLGVEHGPDRPVNGVTRRLADTGAARRDLGFEARTSLDEGLRQLVEWWRPRRESVAAGSATADVP; translated from the coding sequence ATGAGCACCGTCGCTGGTGCCACGGCCCTGGTGACCGGCGGGGCGGGCACGATCGGCTCGACGCTCGTCGACCAGCTGCTCGACGAAGATGCCGCACGCGTCCTGGTCCTCGACAACCTCGTCCGCGGACGGCGCGAGAACCTCGAGCAGGCCCTCGCCACCGGACGCGTCGAGCTCGTGGAGGGAGACATCCGGGACCGCGACCTCGTCCACGACCTCGTCCGCGGGAGCGACCTCGTCTTCCACCAGGCGGCCATCCGCATCACGATGTGCGCTGAGCAGCCGCGGCTCGCGCTCGAGGTGCTGGTCGACGGCACCTTCAACGTCGTCGAGGCGGCCGCCGAGCACCGGGTCGCCAAGCTGGTCGCGGCCTCGAGCGCCTCGGTGTACGGCCTGGCGGAGACCTTCCCCACGAGGGAGGATCACCACCCCTACGCCAACGACACGATCTACGGCGCGGCGAAGACGTTCAACGAGGGCCTGGCCCGCAGCTTCCGGGCGATGAGCGGCCTCGACTACGTGATGCTGCGCTACTTCAACGTCTACGGGCCCCGGATGGACATCCACGGCCTCTACACCGAGGTGCTCGTGCGCTGGATGGAGCGCATCGCCGACGGGGAGCCGCCGCTGATCTTCGGGGACGGCACCCAGACCATGGACTTCGTCTTCGTGCCCGACATCGCCCGCGCCAACGTGCTGGCCGCGCAGAGCGCGGTCATCTCCGGCACCTACAACATCGCCAGCGGGACCGAGACCTCGCTCCTCGACCTGGCCCGGGCCCTGCTGCGCGCGATGGGGTCCGGCCTCGGCGTGGAGCACGGACCGGACCGTCCCGTCAACGGCGTGACCAGGAGGCTGGCGGACACGGGTGCCGCCCGGCGGGACCTCGGGTTCGAGGCCCGCACCTCCCTCGACGAGGGGCTGCGGCAGCTCGTCGAGTGGTGGCGGCCGCGACGGGAGTCCGTCGCGGCCGGCAGCGCGACGGCAGACGTGCCATGA